Proteins from one Mauremys mutica isolate MM-2020 ecotype Southern chromosome 14, ASM2049712v1, whole genome shotgun sequence genomic window:
- the LOC123349429 gene encoding B-cadherin-like, producing the protein MGPPRGCLPGLCLLLLLQVGWQLGEPAEPCRAGFTSERFTFVVPRAQLLRGQVLGRVRFEDCTRWKLVLYDADDADFRVLADGTVLMRHHTQLHGQGKTFTVDAWDSTGKKFSASVTVKTQSPHSTQEAASDHQAEVLMFPQARPGLQRQKRDWVIPPIRVPENERGPFPKKLVQIKSNRDKATKIIYSITGQGADTPPNGVFTIEAKTGWMMVTQPLDREDIDKYHLFSHAVSENGKPVEEPMEIIITVTDQNDNKPQFTQELFRGSVLEGALPGTSVMQVTATDADDAIETYNGVIAYSILNQEPKEPHPQMFTIHRATGAISVIASGLDRERVREYTLTLQAADLDGEGLTTTASAVIEIADTNDNAPVFDPRTYTVAVPENEAGREVQRLTVTDTDEVNTAAWRAVYTIVRGNEGGFFTITTDHETNEGILRTAKGLDFEVRSQFVLYVAATNEEPFVVKLTTSTATVTVNVEDVNEAPVFDPPIRTAQVSEDVPIGQKITSYTAQDPDKMQSQTIRYRIGNDPAGWLEIHPENGIVTAKAQLDREAVFVKNNTYPAIVLAVDDGTPPATGTGTLLLTLLDVNDNGPEPDPREITVCNQNPVPQVLTISDKDLPPNTSPFRAELIHGSGASWAAEMDSKGETLTLKLLEPLKKDVYQVYLRLFDNQNKDQLTVLKAEVCNCEGHAEKCPEERLPVPGVPIILAILGAILALLIILLLLLLFVRRRKVVKEPLLLPEDDTRDNVFYYGEEGGGEEDQDYDLSQLHRGLEARPEVLVRNDVVPTLLPAPQYRPRPANPDEIGNFIDENLKAADTDPTAPPYDSLLVFDYEGSGSEAASLSSLNSSASDRDQDYDYLNDWGGRFRKLADMYGGGEDE; encoded by the exons tGAGGTTTGAGGACTGCACGAGATGGAAGCTAGTGCTGTACGATGCAGATGATGCTGACTTCCGTGTGCTAGCGGATGGGACCGTCCTGATGAGACACCACACCCAGCTGCATGGGCAGGGGAAGACTTTTACCGTGGATGCCTGGGATTCCACTGGCAAGAAATTCTCTGCTTCAGTGACTGTGAAGACGCAAAGCCCTCACTCCACACAG GAAGCTGCTTCAGACCATCAAGCAGAGGTGCTGATGTTCCCGCAGGCCAGACCTGGTCTGCAGAGACAGAAGAGGGACTGGGTGATCCCTCCGATAAGGGTTCCTGAAAATGAGAGGGGCCCATTCCCTAAAAAGCTGGTTCAG ATCAAATCCAATCGGGATAAAGCGACCAAGATTATCTACAGCATCACAGGGCAGGGTGCAGACACCCCTCCCAATGGCGTCTTCACCATCGAGGCCAAGACCGGCTGGATGATGGTGACTCAGCCCTTGGACAGAGAAGACATTGACAAATACCAC CTCTTCTCTCACGCTGTGTCTGAGAATGGCAAACCTGTGGAGGAGCCCATGGAGATCATCATCACCGTGACAGATCAGAATGACAACAAACCCCAGTTCACCCAGGAGCTCTTCAGAGGCTCGGTCCTGGAAGGAGCACTGCCAG GTACTTCTGTGATGCAAGTAACTGCCACCGATGCAGATGATGCTATAGAGACCTACAATGGGGTCATTGCATACTCAATCCTGAACCAAGAGCCTAAGGAACCCCATCCCCAGATGTTCACCATCCACAGAGCCACTGGAGCCATCAGTGTGATTGCAAGTGGTCTAGACAGAGAG AGAGTGAGAGAATACACGCTGACGCTGCAGGCTGCAGACTTGGACGGGGAAGGCTTAACAACCACTGCATCTGCTGTGATAGAGATCGCGGACACCAACGACAACGCTCCAGTGTTTGACCCCAGAACG TACACCGTGGCAGTGCCAGAGAACGAAGCGGGCCGTGAGGTCCAGAGGCTGACCGTGACGGACACGGACGAGGTCAACACGGCAGCATGGCGGGCCGTGTACACCATTGTGCGAGGCAACGAAGGAGGCTTCTTCACTATCACCACAGATCACGAGACCAATGAAGGCATTCTGCGAACAGCTAAG GGCTTGGACTTCGAAGTGAGAAGCCAATTTGTCCTCTATGTGGCAGCCACCAATGAGGAGCCCTTTGTCGTGAAACTCACAACCTCCACAGCCACTGTCACAGTGAACGTGGAGGATGTGAATGAGGCACCTGTCTTTGACCCACCTATCCGGACAGCCCAGGTCTCAGAGGACGTGCCTATTGGGCAGAAAATCACCTCCTACACTGCTCAGGACCCAGACAAAATGCAGAGTCAGACGATCCG GTACCGCATCGGGAATGACCCCGCGGGGTGGCTGGAGATTCACCCGGAGAACGGGATTGTAACGGCGAAGGCCCAGCTGGACAGGGAGGCTGTGTTTGTGAAGAACAACACCTACCCGGCCATTGTGCTGGCCGTGGATGATG GCACTCCTCCTGCCACTGGCACAGGCACCTTGCTTCTGACTCTTCTGGATGTGAACGACAACGGGCCTGAGCCAGACCCTCGTGAGATCACAGTCTGCAACCAGAATCCAGTGCCACAGGTCCTGACCATCAGCGACAAGGATCTGCCCCCGAACACCTCCCCCTTCAGAGCAGAGCTCATCCATGGATCTGGTGCGAGCTGGGCTGCAGAAATGGACAGTAAAG GGGAGACACTCACCTTGAAGCTGCTGGAGCCGTTGAAGAAAGACGTCTACCAAGTTTACCTGCGGCTCTTTGACAACCAGAACAAAGACCAGCTGACTGTCCTCAAGGCAGAAGTGTGCAACTGCGAGGGGCATGCAGAGAAGTGCCCAGAGGAACGGCTGCCTGTTCCGGGGGTCCCCATCATTCTGGCCATCCTGGGGGCTATTCTGGCCCTGCTGA tcatcctgctgctgctgctcctcttcgTGCGGCGGAGGAAGGTGGTGAAGGAGCCCTTGCTGCTCCCCGAGGACGACACCCGGGACAACGTTTTCTACTACGGCGAGGAGGGAGGCGGCGAGGAAGACCAG GACTACGACCTCAGCCAGCTGCACCGCGGCCTGGAGGCTCGCCCCGAAGTCCTCGTCCGCAACGACGTGGTGCCAACCCTGCTGCCAGCTCCCCAATATCGGCCTCGACCTGCCAACCCCGATGAGATCGGCAACTTCATTGATGAG aacctGAAGGCGGCCGACACTGACCCCACCGCCCCGCCGTACGACTCCCTGCTGGTGTTTGACTACGAGGGCAGTGGCTCCGAGGCGGCCTCGCTCAGCTCCCTCAACTCCTCCGCCTCCGACCGGGACCAGGACTACGACTACCTGAACGACTGGGGCGGCCGCTTCAGGAAGCTGGCGGACATGTACGGCGGGGGCGAGGATGAGTAA